One Lysinibacillus sp. OF-1 DNA segment encodes these proteins:
- a CDS encoding HesB/YadR/YfhF family protein gives MNIALTDEALQWFKHEMEVEPGDTIRFYARYGGSSPFHEGFSLGMTREEPIAIGVQTVVDDVTYYIDEKDLWFFNDHNLHVDVDASNDELQYDYRT, from the coding sequence ATGAACATTGCATTGACAGATGAAGCACTCCAGTGGTTCAAACACGAAATGGAAGTAGAACCAGGTGATACGATTCGTTTTTATGCACGCTATGGTGGCTCTAGTCCTTTTCATGAAGGTTTTTCACTTGGCATGACTCGTGAAGAACCTATTGCTATAGGCGTACAGACAGTGGTTGATGATGTAACCTATTACATTGATGAGAAAGATCTCTGGTTCTTTAACGATCACAACTTACATGTTGACGTTGATGCTAGTAATGATGAATTGCAATATGACTATCGTACATAA
- a CDS encoding solute symporter family protein, which yields MSFTAIFFFVAIVGLTLVITWWASKRTSSASDFYTAGGGLTGWQNGLAIAGDYLSAASFLGIAGAVALFGFDGFFFSIGYLVAYLVVLYIVAEPLRNLGKFTLADMITARFNNAKVRGTAALSTITIVLFYMIAQLVGAGALIQLLLGIDYWIAVLIVGFMMTTYVLFGGMTATSWVQIIKACLLMLGTVIISFLVLKEFGFSISTMFTEMTTATDSGAAYLNPGLKYTNGLDTISMLIALVLGTAGLPHILMRFFTVKDAKTARSSVIWATWIVGIFYVLTIFLGFGAAAFVGKEDIIAANAAGNMAAPLLAEALGGDILFSFVCAVAFATILAVVAGLVLSGASALSHDIYGQIIKKGKITEKEQVLAARIGSITIAVISILLALGAQTLNVAFLVSLAFCIAGSANLPVIIYTIYWKRFNTAGAVTAMLTGLISALVLVAISPNVWNPVEGKAIFVGEPLIMLTNPALISVPLGFLGGFIGTLLSKETDDAKYREVDVKANTGISVQDVSH from the coding sequence CAAAATGGACTAGCTATCGCTGGAGACTATTTATCAGCAGCCTCTTTCCTAGGTATCGCTGGTGCAGTCGCATTATTTGGATTTGATGGATTCTTCTTCTCTATTGGTTATTTAGTAGCTTACTTAGTGGTGTTATACATCGTTGCTGAGCCATTACGTAACCTTGGGAAATTTACATTAGCTGACATGATTACAGCGCGCTTCAATAATGCAAAAGTTCGTGGAACAGCTGCTTTAAGCACGATTACAATTGTTTTATTCTACATGATTGCACAACTAGTTGGTGCAGGAGCACTTATTCAATTACTTTTAGGAATCGACTACTGGATTGCCGTGTTAATCGTAGGTTTCATGATGACAACATACGTATTATTCGGTGGTATGACAGCGACATCTTGGGTGCAAATCATCAAAGCTTGTCTGTTAATGCTTGGTACAGTGATTATTTCGTTCTTAGTATTAAAAGAGTTCGGCTTCAGTATCTCGACAATGTTTACAGAAATGACAACAGCTACTGATAGTGGTGCTGCTTATTTAAATCCAGGTCTAAAATACACAAATGGACTTGATACAATCTCTATGTTAATTGCCTTAGTATTGGGTACTGCGGGTCTTCCACATATTTTAATGCGTTTCTTTACAGTAAAAGACGCAAAAACAGCTCGTTCATCGGTTATTTGGGCTACTTGGATCGTAGGTATTTTCTACGTTCTAACAATTTTCTTAGGTTTCGGTGCAGCAGCATTCGTTGGGAAAGAAGATATTATCGCTGCAAACGCTGCTGGTAACATGGCTGCCCCACTGCTTGCAGAAGCACTTGGTGGAGACATCCTATTCTCATTCGTTTGTGCGGTAGCCTTCGCAACAATCCTAGCGGTAGTAGCAGGCCTTGTACTTTCAGGTGCATCTGCCCTATCTCATGATATTTATGGACAAATTATCAAAAAGGGTAAAATTACAGAAAAAGAGCAAGTTCTTGCAGCTCGCATTGGTTCCATTACAATCGCTGTTATTTCTATCCTATTAGCACTTGGCGCACAAACATTAAACGTTGCATTCTTAGTATCTCTAGCATTCTGTATTGCGGGATCTGCTAACCTTCCAGTTATTATCTATACAATTTATTGGAAACGCTTTAATACAGCTGGTGCTGTAACGGCGATGTTAACAGGTTTAATTTCTGCATTAGTGTTAGTTGCTATTTCACCAAACGTATGGAATCCAGTTGAAGGTAAGGCGATTTTCGTTGGTGAACCATTAATCATGTTAACGAACCCAGCCTTAATCTCTGTACCACTTGGTTTCCTTGGTGGTTTCATCGGTACATTACTTTCTAAAGAAACGGATGACGCGAAGTATCGTGAAGTTGACGTTAAAGCAAACACAGGTATTTCTGTACAGGACGTATCTCACTAA
- the parE gene encoding DNA topoisomerase IV subunit B, producing the protein MTNKQSTSVYNDDAIQVLEGLEAVRKRPGMYIGSTDGRGLHHLVYEIVDNAVDEALAGFGSHIIVTIHKDQSMSVRDFGRGMPTGMHKMGKPTPEIIFTVLHAGGKFGQGGYKTSGGLHGVGSSVVNALSTFLEVTIHRDGKKYRQRFEHGGHPVTTLEEIGQTKQTGTLVHFLPDETIFSVTKFNYDTLAERLRESAFLLKGLKIELIDEREEGKQDVFFYENGIEAFVAYLNEEKDVLHPVKYVEGIQDDIEVEFAFQYNDGYSETILSFVNNVRTRDGGTHETGAKAALTRVFNEYARKIGLLKDKDKNLEGTDIREGLAAIVSVRIPEHLLQFEGQTKGKLGTSEARSAVDSVVSEQILYVLEENAELSASLVRKAIRAQQVREAARKAREDARNGKKSKKGSTILSGKLTPAQSRNAAKNELYLVEGDSAGGSAKQGRDRTFQAILPLRGKVINTEKAKLQDIMKNEEISTIIHAIGAGVGTDFAVEDSAYDKVVIMTDADTDGAHIQVLLLTFFYRYMRPLIEGGKVYIALPPLYKVSKGTGKKEVIEYAWTENDLQKAIQKVGKGYILQRYKGLGEMNADQLWDTTMNPETRTLIRVTIEDGARAERRVTTLMGDKVEPRRKWIEANVDFGMEDDSNILENEFIQQEEDQA; encoded by the coding sequence TTGACGAATAAACAGTCAACTAGCGTTTATAATGATGACGCTATACAAGTATTAGAAGGATTAGAAGCGGTACGCAAACGACCTGGCATGTATATCGGTTCAACGGATGGCCGTGGACTTCATCACCTTGTGTATGAAATCGTAGATAATGCGGTGGATGAAGCACTGGCCGGCTTTGGATCTCATATTATTGTCACAATTCATAAGGATCAAAGTATGAGTGTGCGCGACTTTGGCCGTGGGATGCCAACAGGTATGCATAAAATGGGTAAACCTACCCCTGAAATTATTTTTACGGTGCTACACGCAGGTGGTAAATTTGGACAAGGTGGTTATAAAACAAGTGGTGGCTTGCATGGTGTAGGTTCCTCTGTAGTTAATGCACTATCAACATTTTTAGAGGTGACGATTCATCGTGATGGTAAAAAGTATCGTCAGCGCTTCGAGCATGGTGGACATCCTGTCACAACACTTGAAGAAATTGGGCAAACGAAGCAAACAGGTACACTTGTTCATTTCCTACCAGACGAAACGATTTTTTCTGTCACAAAATTCAATTATGATACGTTAGCAGAACGTTTACGTGAATCAGCCTTTTTATTAAAGGGCTTAAAAATTGAATTAATCGATGAGCGCGAGGAAGGCAAACAAGATGTATTCTTTTATGAGAATGGCATTGAAGCTTTCGTTGCGTATTTGAATGAAGAAAAGGATGTTCTTCATCCTGTGAAATATGTAGAAGGCATACAAGATGATATTGAAGTAGAATTCGCTTTCCAATATAACGATGGTTATTCAGAAACGATTTTGTCATTCGTTAATAATGTACGTACTCGTGATGGCGGCACACATGAAACGGGTGCAAAAGCGGCATTGACGCGTGTATTTAATGAATATGCAAGAAAAATCGGCTTGCTAAAGGACAAGGATAAAAACCTTGAAGGGACAGATATTCGTGAGGGTTTAGCAGCAATTGTGTCTGTTCGTATTCCAGAGCATTTATTACAATTTGAAGGACAAACCAAGGGCAAGCTTGGTACAAGTGAGGCTCGTTCTGCCGTAGATAGCGTAGTGTCTGAGCAAATTTTGTATGTGCTAGAGGAAAATGCAGAGTTATCGGCTTCTCTTGTACGTAAAGCAATCCGTGCGCAGCAAGTAAGAGAAGCGGCTCGTAAAGCGCGTGAGGACGCTCGGAATGGCAAGAAAAGCAAAAAAGGTAGTACGATTCTATCAGGCAAATTAACACCAGCTCAGTCTCGCAATGCGGCCAAGAATGAGTTGTATTTAGTTGAGGGTGATTCTGCGGGTGGTTCTGCCAAACAAGGTCGTGATCGTACATTCCAAGCGATTTTGCCTTTGCGCGGTAAGGTCATCAACACAGAAAAAGCCAAGCTACAGGACATTATGAAAAACGAAGAAATTTCAACAATTATCCATGCGATTGGAGCAGGTGTTGGCACGGATTTTGCTGTGGAGGATTCAGCCTACGATAAAGTAGTGATTATGACCGATGCGGATACGGACGGGGCACATATTCAAGTCTTGCTCTTAACGTTCTTCTATCGTTATATGCGTCCACTCATTGAAGGAGGCAAAGTCTATATCGCTTTACCACCACTTTATAAGGTATCAAAAGGTACTGGTAAAAAAGAAGTGATTGAATATGCTTGGACAGAAAACGATTTACAAAAGGCCATCCAGAAAGTTGGAAAGGGTTACATATTGCAGCGCTATAAAGGTCTTGGTGAGATGAATGCTGACCAGCTATGGGATACGACAATGAACCCTGAAACACGGACATTAATTCGTGTCACAATCGAGGATGGTGCACGTGCAGAGAGACGTGTCACGACGTTAATGGGTGATAAAGTAGAACCGCGTCGTAAATGGATCGAAGCCAATGTTGACTTCGGTATGGAGGATGATTCAAATATTTTAGAAAATGAATTCATCCAACAAGAGGAGGACCAAGCATGA
- a CDS encoding ABC transporter ATP-binding protein produces MLSIQNIAKSFDTLQVLEDVSFDVKDGEFVAIVGPSGSGKSTLFQLIGGVSTIDQGSILLNEEDIQRKRGTIGYMPQQPCLLPWRTILENVTLVEELQHQPNAERAIEWLEKVGLGSFIHAYPNELSGGMQQRVSFIRAMVSDKPILCLDEPFSALDEFTRLEMQAWLLSIWEAYRKSILFVTHSIEEALFLADRILVLSKRPATVKKEIIVPFERPRKEEIRHSAAFTELKQQLFMYLQEEKGDMFVD; encoded by the coding sequence ATGCTCAGCATTCAAAACATCGCTAAATCCTTTGATACCCTGCAAGTTCTTGAAGATGTATCCTTTGACGTTAAAGATGGAGAGTTTGTGGCCATTGTTGGTCCCTCTGGCAGTGGTAAGAGTACCCTTTTTCAATTAATTGGTGGCGTTTCTACGATTGATCAAGGGTCCATTTTATTAAATGAAGAGGACATTCAGCGAAAAAGAGGAACGATTGGTTATATGCCTCAGCAGCCTTGTCTACTACCTTGGCGCACGATTTTAGAGAATGTCACACTCGTAGAGGAATTACAGCATCAACCAAATGCTGAACGTGCTATAGAGTGGCTTGAAAAGGTGGGGCTTGGTTCATTTATCCATGCTTATCCAAACGAATTGTCAGGCGGCATGCAACAGCGTGTATCTTTTATACGTGCGATGGTCAGTGATAAGCCTATTTTATGCTTAGATGAACCATTTTCTGCGCTGGATGAATTCACCAGACTGGAAATGCAAGCGTGGCTATTATCCATCTGGGAAGCCTATCGTAAATCAATACTATTTGTCACGCATAGTATTGAGGAAGCACTCTTTTTAGCGGATCGGATCCTTGTTTTAAGCAAACGTCCTGCGACGGTTAAAAAGGAAATCATTGTGCCTTTTGAAAGACCCCGAAAAGAGGAAATTCGTCATTCAGCAGCGTTCACCGAGTTAAAGCAACAATTATTTATGTACTTACAAGAAGAAAAGGGTGATATGTTTGTTGATTGA
- the plsY gene encoding glycerol-3-phosphate 1-O-acyltransferase PlsY — protein MINGLIILCAYLIGSIPSGLWIGKIFYNTDIREHGSGNLGATNTFRTLGKKAGIVVTVMDVLKGTAAVLLVALPVFSDSTLHPLLLGLVAVIGHMFPIFANFRGGKAVATSAGVLLGYSWPLFVLLFITFIVTLKITKIVSLTSMIAALVALIYAIVYYFVTGDFALGILVAFLFTFIIYRHRANITRIKNGTEPKVKWL, from the coding sequence ATGATCAATGGACTTATTATTTTATGTGCTTATCTAATCGGCTCTATACCTTCTGGATTATGGATAGGTAAAATTTTTTATAATACCGATATTCGTGAACACGGGAGCGGTAATCTTGGTGCAACCAACACATTCCGAACATTAGGGAAAAAAGCAGGTATTGTTGTAACCGTAATGGATGTGCTCAAAGGAACAGCTGCGGTTTTATTAGTAGCACTTCCCGTTTTCTCTGACAGCACACTGCATCCCTTATTACTTGGTCTTGTTGCCGTAATCGGTCATATGTTTCCGATCTTCGCCAATTTCCGTGGTGGAAAAGCAGTGGCAACATCCGCAGGTGTTTTATTAGGCTATTCGTGGCCACTCTTTGTCCTATTATTTATTACCTTTATTGTGACATTAAAAATCACAAAGATCGTCAGCCTAACATCGATGATAGCCGCTTTAGTAGCACTTATCTATGCAATCGTTTATTATTTTGTTACGGGTGACTTTGCATTAGGCATCTTGGTAGCCTTTTTATTTACCTTTATTATTTATCGTCACCGTGCCAATATTACACGTATTAAAAACGGCACTGAGCCAAAGGTAAAATGGCTTTAG
- a CDS encoding ABC transporter substrate-binding protein, with translation MKKWLFILVAALLTLVGCSDKEDKQATDQLKKVSVVLDWTPNTNHTGLYVAKKLGYFEEQGLDVDIIMPGEAGADQLVASGKAEFGVSYQEGITQARVQDVPLVSIAAIIQHNTSGFASIASKGITSPKDFEGKTYGGWGAPLEQAVLQSLMQTEKADIHKLDIVNAGDLDFFTMMQKDIDFAWIYYAWTGIEAELRGEKINMLYLTDYSDQLDYYTPVLATNEKMIQDNPDLVQAFVAAASKGYEYAIAHPSEAADILIEAAPDLDQALVHKSQEWLADKYQDDAKQWGEQKFSVWENYAKWMSSNNVLEGEFNAKQAFTNDFLPKKEAK, from the coding sequence ATGAAAAAATGGTTATTTATTCTAGTGGCTGCACTTTTAACGTTAGTGGGCTGTAGTGACAAGGAGGACAAGCAGGCTACTGATCAGCTGAAAAAAGTATCAGTGGTCTTAGATTGGACACCAAATACAAATCATACAGGACTGTATGTCGCAAAAAAACTCGGTTATTTTGAGGAGCAGGGCTTAGATGTTGACATTATTATGCCTGGGGAGGCAGGAGCCGATCAGCTTGTTGCTTCTGGCAAGGCAGAGTTTGGTGTGAGCTATCAGGAAGGGATTACACAGGCTCGTGTGCAAGATGTGCCTCTTGTCTCCATTGCTGCTATTATTCAACATAATACATCTGGCTTTGCTTCTATTGCATCAAAAGGTATTACATCACCAAAGGATTTCGAAGGTAAAACCTATGGCGGTTGGGGGGCTCCACTAGAGCAAGCTGTCCTACAATCATTGATGCAAACAGAAAAGGCAGACATTCATAAACTAGATATCGTCAATGCAGGAGATTTAGATTTTTTCACGATGATGCAAAAGGATATTGATTTTGCTTGGATTTATTACGCGTGGACAGGTATTGAAGCTGAGCTACGGGGTGAAAAGATTAATATGCTGTACTTAACAGATTATAGTGATCAGCTGGACTATTATACACCTGTTCTAGCTACAAATGAAAAAATGATCCAGGACAATCCTGACCTAGTTCAAGCGTTTGTGGCGGCTGCATCGAAGGGCTATGAATACGCCATAGCACATCCAAGTGAGGCGGCTGATATTTTAATAGAAGCGGCTCCCGATTTAGATCAAGCGTTAGTGCATAAAAGTCAGGAATGGCTAGCCGATAAATATCAGGATGATGCCAAGCAATGGGGAGAGCAAAAGTTTTCTGTATGGGAAAACTATGCAAAATGGATGTCTAGCAACAACGTGTTAGAGGGCGAATTTAATGCGAAACAAGCCTTTACAAATGATTTCTTACCTAAAAAGGAGGCCAAATAA
- the parC gene encoding DNA topoisomerase IV subunit A yields MSSTEKFQDLPLEEVMGDRFGRYSKYIIQDRALPDARDGLKPVQRRILYAMFTEGNTQDKPFRKSAKTVGNVIGNYHPHGDSSVYEAMVRMSQDWKARHMLIEMHGNNGSVDGDPPAAMRYTEARLSAIAGEMLRDIGKKTVEFVPNFDDQDMEPTVLPARFPNLLVNGSTGISAGYATDIPPHALDEVLDAVLMRLDKPNVTVDELMTVIKGPDFPTGGIIQGVDGIKKAYETGRGKIIVRAQAVVEPIKGGKEQIVITELPYDVNKANLVKKIDEQRVDKRLEGIAEIRDESDRTGLRVVIELKKDVPGKGILQYLFKTTDLQVAYNFNMIAIHNRRPTMMTLPLLLDAYIAHQKEVVTNRSIYDLQKAKDRSHIVEGLIKALSILDEVIATIRSSNDKKDAKLNLQAKFDFTEVQAEAIVSLQLYRLTNTDITELRQEQDELNKLIAKLEGILQSEAKLVRVIKQELLEIKKRFTEPRRSKIEQEIEEIKITLDVLVPSEEVVVTVTKDGYIKRTSTRSHAASNGQDFAMKDSDYLLYEATLNTQHHLLLFTNRGNYIYQPVHELPDIRWKDLGQHISSIVPTGEDESIIAVYGFETFEQPNTYILTATKDGQIKRSPLADYAVTRYSKPIKTMNVKAGDAMIFASFVTDDVELMLTTDTAYAIRFPLEELPVTGVKTGGVKGITLKDGEALVGVNVLQPDVTQYVVIVTQRGAVKKMNVAEVEVASRAKRGLKVLTELKANPHRIVAVIQATNEEQIVIETEKGVQELIDVQTLTRADRHSNGSFKVDIATDGAISHVLTAKKEQKLS; encoded by the coding sequence ATGAGTAGTACAGAAAAGTTTCAAGATTTACCGCTAGAAGAAGTGATGGGTGATCGTTTTGGTCGCTATAGTAAATATATTATTCAAGACCGCGCGTTGCCTGATGCACGTGACGGTCTTAAACCAGTACAGCGTCGTATTTTATATGCAATGTTTACAGAAGGCAATACACAGGATAAACCGTTTCGAAAATCCGCAAAAACTGTCGGGAACGTAATCGGTAATTACCATCCGCACGGTGATAGCTCTGTTTATGAAGCAATGGTACGTATGAGTCAGGACTGGAAGGCACGTCATATGCTTATTGAGATGCATGGTAACAATGGTTCGGTTGATGGTGATCCTCCAGCTGCGATGCGTTATACAGAGGCGAGACTGTCTGCTATTGCTGGTGAAATGCTACGAGATATTGGCAAGAAAACGGTCGAGTTTGTACCAAACTTTGATGATCAAGATATGGAGCCGACTGTTTTACCTGCACGTTTTCCAAACTTACTAGTCAATGGCTCTACAGGGATTTCGGCTGGCTATGCAACAGATATTCCCCCGCATGCGCTAGATGAAGTGCTAGATGCTGTGTTAATGCGCTTAGACAAGCCGAACGTGACAGTAGATGAATTAATGACTGTGATTAAAGGGCCGGATTTCCCGACAGGTGGGATTATCCAAGGGGTAGATGGCATCAAAAAGGCTTATGAAACAGGTCGAGGTAAAATCATTGTCCGTGCGCAAGCCGTAGTAGAACCGATCAAGGGTGGCAAAGAGCAAATTGTCATCACGGAATTACCATATGATGTGAATAAAGCGAATCTTGTGAAAAAAATTGATGAGCAACGTGTAGATAAACGTTTAGAGGGTATTGCGGAAATCCGAGATGAATCAGACCGTACAGGCTTACGTGTTGTAATTGAGCTGAAAAAGGATGTTCCGGGAAAAGGAATCTTACAATACCTATTTAAAACAACAGATTTACAGGTAGCTTATAATTTTAATATGATTGCTATTCATAATCGTCGTCCAACGATGATGACATTGCCATTATTGCTAGATGCCTATATTGCGCATCAAAAAGAAGTGGTGACGAACCGTTCGATTTATGATTTACAAAAGGCAAAGGATCGTTCTCATATTGTAGAAGGGTTAATAAAAGCACTCTCCATTTTAGATGAAGTGATTGCGACAATCCGTTCTTCTAACGATAAGAAGGATGCGAAGCTTAATTTACAAGCGAAGTTTGATTTTACAGAGGTACAAGCCGAGGCGATCGTTAGCTTACAATTATATCGTTTAACGAATACAGACATTACAGAGCTTCGTCAAGAACAAGACGAGTTAAATAAGTTGATTGCGAAGCTAGAAGGAATTTTACAAAGTGAAGCCAAGCTTGTACGTGTCATTAAACAAGAGTTACTAGAGATTAAGAAACGCTTCACAGAGCCACGTCGCTCGAAAATTGAGCAGGAAATAGAAGAAATTAAAATTACGCTAGATGTCCTTGTGCCAAGTGAAGAGGTTGTGGTGACGGTGACAAAGGATGGCTATATTAAACGTACATCCACACGTTCACATGCCGCTTCCAATGGTCAGGATTTTGCGATGAAGGATTCGGATTACTTATTGTATGAAGCAACCTTAAATACACAGCATCATCTGTTACTGTTCACAAATCGAGGCAATTATATTTACCAGCCTGTTCATGAGCTACCTGATATTCGCTGGAAGGATCTTGGACAGCATATTTCAAGTATTGTGCCAACAGGGGAAGATGAGTCTATTATTGCAGTGTATGGCTTTGAAACATTCGAACAGCCAAATACGTATATTTTAACAGCTACAAAAGATGGTCAAATTAAACGCTCCCCACTGGCAGATTATGCGGTGACGCGTTATTCGAAGCCAATAAAAACAATGAATGTTAAAGCGGGCGATGCGATGATCTTTGCATCGTTTGTGACAGATGATGTGGAACTGATGTTAACAACGGATACAGCCTATGCGATTCGTTTCCCACTGGAAGAATTACCAGTTACAGGGGTGAAAACAGGCGGTGTCAAAGGCATCACGCTAAAGGATGGAGAAGCCTTAGTCGGTGTCAATGTGCTACAGCCTGATGTTACACAATATGTGGTAATCGTCACACAGCGTGGAGCCGTGAAGAAAATGAATGTTGCAGAAGTTGAAGTGGCAAGTCGTGCAAAACGTGGTCTAAAAGTATTAACAGAATTAAAAGCAAATCCTCACCGTATTGTGGCAGTTATTCAAGCAACGAATGAGGAGCAAATAGTGATTGAAACGGAAAAAGGTGTACAAGAGCTCATTGATGTCCAAACATTGACGCGTGCTGATCGCCATTCCAACGGTTCGTTTAAAGTGGATATTGCAACAGATGGGGCTATTTCCCATGTTTTAACGGCTAAAAAAGAACAGAAACTAAGCTAA
- a CDS encoding TatD family hydrolase, whose amino-acid sequence MLIDAHIHLDQYRDEEIPALLEEVETVIAVSMQLSSCKRTLHLSNNYQPVKAAFGFHPEQPLPNPSDEEALFDWIRSHKEHMVAVGEVGLPYYLRQQQTIDDRLYVALLERFIVLAKELDKPIVLHAVYEDASIVCDLLDKHQLRQAHFHWFKGDEAVVKRMIQHGYFISITPDCLYEQEIQQLIQAYPIELMMVETDGPWPFEGPFTNKRTSPWMMHSTIEVIASIKGLSTQEVAQIITQNTNAFYRL is encoded by the coding sequence TTGTTGATTGATGCTCATATTCATTTGGATCAGTATCGAGATGAGGAAATTCCAGCCTTACTTGAAGAGGTAGAGACGGTGATTGCGGTTAGCATGCAGTTGTCGTCCTGTAAAAGAACATTGCATTTATCGAATAACTATCAGCCAGTGAAAGCCGCTTTTGGCTTTCATCCGGAACAGCCTTTACCAAATCCAAGCGATGAGGAGGCATTATTTGATTGGATCCGTTCACATAAAGAACATATGGTAGCTGTTGGTGAGGTCGGTTTACCTTATTATTTAAGACAACAGCAAACGATAGATGACCGACTTTATGTGGCTCTATTAGAGCGTTTTATAGTCTTGGCAAAGGAATTGGATAAGCCAATAGTGTTACACGCTGTCTATGAGGATGCTAGCATCGTTTGTGATTTACTTGACAAACATCAGCTTCGCCAAGCACATTTTCATTGGTTTAAAGGGGATGAGGCTGTGGTGAAACGCATGATTCAGCATGGCTATTTTATTTCGATCACCCCTGATTGTTTGTATGAACAAGAAATTCAACAGTTGATACAAGCTTATCCCATTGAACTAATGATGGTGGAAACGGATGGTCCTTGGCCTTTTGAAGGACCGTTTACAAATAAACGTACATCTCCGTGGATGATGCATTCGACCATTGAGGTCATAGCGTCCATCAAGGGGTTGTCGACACAGGAAGTGGCTCAAATTATCACGCAAAACACCAATGCCTTCTATCGGCTTTAA
- a CDS encoding ABC transporter permease — MKQALQKGRTIIFIAFLLFVWELIVHVAEVPHWLLPAPSSILLEAFKAYQTFLPHAWATMQLALLGLAIGIACGLMVAIVLHRFTFIRELFYPILIMSQNIPILVLAPLLIIWFGFGLLPKLIIICLVCFFPIVIAAMDGFRQTAPELKHYFAMVGATKAQTFWKLEWPHAYPTIFSGVKIAATYSVMGAVIAEWLGAKKGIGVYMTLAQSSFRTDRVFVAIFAIVLLSLLLFSSIRLLEKFMVKGRGYHAQHSKHR, encoded by the coding sequence ATGAAACAAGCTTTGCAAAAGGGAAGGACGATTATTTTTATCGCCTTCCTCTTATTCGTGTGGGAGCTCATTGTGCATGTGGCTGAAGTTCCTCATTGGTTATTACCTGCACCAAGTAGTATTTTGTTGGAAGCTTTTAAAGCCTATCAAACCTTTTTACCACATGCTTGGGCTACGATGCAATTAGCCTTATTAGGACTTGCCATTGGCATTGCCTGTGGATTAATGGTGGCGATTGTCTTGCATCGATTTACATTTATTCGGGAGTTGTTTTATCCGATTTTAATTATGTCGCAAAATATCCCTATTCTTGTCTTAGCGCCATTGCTCATTATTTGGTTTGGCTTTGGTTTATTACCAAAGCTCATCATTATTTGCCTCGTGTGCTTTTTCCCCATTGTTATTGCGGCAATGGACGGATTTCGGCAAACAGCACCTGAGTTAAAGCATTATTTTGCCATGGTTGGTGCTACAAAGGCGCAAACTTTTTGGAAGCTCGAATGGCCTCATGCATACCCAACGATTTTTTCAGGTGTAAAAATTGCTGCGACGTATAGTGTGATGGGCGCTGTTATTGCGGAGTGGCTTGGTGCAAAAAAAGGAATAGGCGTTTATATGACCTTAGCACAGTCCTCGTTCCGCACTGATCGTGTATTCGTAGCCATTTTTGCGATTGTTTTATTAAGCTTACTGTTGTTTAGCAGTATTCGCTTACTTGAAAAATTCATGGTGAAGGGGAGAGGCTATCATGCTCAGCATTCAAAACATCGCTAA
- a CDS encoding thiamine-binding protein: MANSLISVQIIPKTEKFEDVIPYVDAAIAVIDAAGVKYEVHPLETTMEGELSTLLQIIEKMNDKMIELGAINVITQVKILYQPTGITMDTLTEKYQ, translated from the coding sequence ATGGCGAATTCATTAATCAGTGTTCAAATCATTCCAAAAACAGAGAAATTTGAGGATGTTATACCGTATGTCGATGCGGCGATTGCTGTGATAGATGCTGCTGGTGTGAAATATGAGGTACATCCGTTGGAAACGACGATGGAAGGTGAGCTGTCAACGTTGCTGCAAATCATTGAAAAAATGAATGACAAGATGATTGAGCTTGGTGCTATCAATGTCATTACACAAGTGAAAATATTATATCAGCCAACTGGTATAACAATGGATACATTAACGGAGAAATACCAGTAA